A genome region from Scomber japonicus isolate fScoJap1 chromosome 15, fScoJap1.pri, whole genome shotgun sequence includes the following:
- the LOC128373866 gene encoding zymogen granule membrane protein 16-like — MHYIAFFVLLTTAVLADAGPQHFSFSPPVGSGSGSQYSLTGEGRITAVRVWENSNGYIFGFQFRYGSVWSLVAGHKSGQVLEMELFEGEAFVQISGKHNHYLYSVVFTTNRGRSLFAGQPVGHSFNMYPEHSGAELRFISGRVHGAITSIGAHWADFNPAANRTKH; from the exons ATGCATTACATTGCCTTCTTCGTTCTGCTCACAACCGCTGTCTTGGCTGATG CCGGGCCTCAGCACTTCTCCTTCTCCCCACCCGTGGGGTCAGGAAGTGGCTCTCAGTACAGTCTAACTGGAGAGGGACGGATCACAGCTGTCAGAGTGTGGGAGAACTCTAACGGCTACATCTTTGG GTTCCAGTTCCGCTACGGCTCCGTCTGGTCCCTTGTTGCTGGTCATAAAAGCGGTCAGGTCCTAGAGATGGAGTTGTTTGAGGGTGAAGCCTTCGTCCAGATCTCTGGAAAACATAATCACTACTTGTATTCAGTAGTTTTCACCACTAACAGAGGCCGCTCGCTGTTCGCAGGCCAACCCGTTGGCCATTCATTCAACATGTATCCTGAACACAGCGGGGCCGAGCTGCGCTTCATCAGCGGCAGAGTTCACGGAGCCATCACCTCCATTGGAGCCCACTGGGCTGATTTCAATCCAGCTGCAAACAGAACCAAGCactga